The Pangasianodon hypophthalmus isolate fPanHyp1 chromosome 5, fPanHyp1.pri, whole genome shotgun sequence genome includes a window with the following:
- the LOC113524355 gene encoding TBC1 domain family member 8, whose product MWLNPAEVSLKNALNLWITDKSNDYFLLQRRRGHGDTGGKFTGMLVGALDTVLDSNARVAPFRILLQVPGSQSSWVIASGATAEEIQKHWKWLDQNLLPYMSVFENKQDAASFAQGKVKGLIAEEVLVGQAALDDDPTRFREAMVRFEQRFGLPLKEKLVAHYSCCCWKGRVPRQGWIYLSTNHLAFYSFLLGKEVKLLIPWADVTALERATFGLINDAIRVRTRQKQREFSMFLDVDEVMTVMTQLGDMALRRLFDNGKMEPDSNITKRALEQQALCQYVLSLFGLPRSETLKEVMRCAAWTPHARCHTPGNLYVTENYMAFSSLQEGNCTLLIPLAEVQSVEKAESTGALPNPVIISVRSKRAFQLIEVARRDQLVESLNARLRALRWHSNGKKPLISSTPYYTFCYDTDDTLHPVILEEALITTFHTSQSESSELRSLWDEHFEEFGRGVHMFRTEKTRKLVAAGIPESLRGEMWLTFSDARSFLNTHSRAYSDLLAERTNEQTSDEIERDLRRSLPEHAAFQSETGIAALRRVLNAYAFRNPGIGYCQSMNILASVLLLYTREEEAFWLLVTVCERMLPDYFNRRVIGAQVDRSVFEELIRERLPHLAERVPDLSALSSLSLSWFLALFLSAVPFRSGLRILDCFFCHGVKIIFQLGLAVLDANVDEICASTDDGQSLMILTSFLERVRDDEGSCVSSEETGPAGHIQISTLISDAYEKFGDLTVKQLERMRSRHRIQVLQAHEDTSKENTLRLVSPGVSLSQENLSELYDLFKTEHFINLYWGDGVCSASLEQYQLDRAQFKSLYQLLMPWQCGSHTDTMAQRTFNLLDQDGQNHITFSQFARWIDTLYCEELNEKVRLLYRLHIPPALTENEGNPSPVKAPILSTNRPLCVNLPNGEGKSYEEQLKQMLKDLGKEKDKGVEKPLPHMKQREFVQFCKTLCSMFHGIPGENELFQAIAVVTSLVLQIGEARHKGAEPKESDQTASVSGRGSVSDAETDWTVSFEQILASLLTEQVLVNFLETPVDLSGKIASAKEKQYQQRSGLLMVQHSVS is encoded by the exons gtatgttGGTGGGAGCACTGGACACTGTGTTGGACTCAAACGCACGAGTCGCTCCATTTCGGATCCTTCTACAAGTTCCGGGTTCGCAGAGCAGCTGGGTCATCGCTAGCG gagccACAGCTgaagaaattcagaaacactggaaatggCTGGACCAGAACTTGTTGCCGTACATGTCGGTATTTGAGAACAAGCAGGATGCTGCAAGCTTTGCACAGGGCAAAGTCAAg GGCCTGATTGCTGAGGAAGTACTGGTTGGCCAGGCAGCGCTGGATGATGACCCAACCCGTTTCCGCGAGGCCATGGTGCGATTTGAGCAGCGATTTGGCCTCCCGCTGAAAGAAAAATTGGTGGCTCATtactcctgctgctgctggaaaGGTCGAGTGCCACGTCAGGGCTGGATCTACCTCTCCACCAATCACCTGGCTTTCTACTCGTTCCTGCTCGGAAAAGAGG TGAAGCTGTTGATCCCGTGGGCAGACGTCACGGCTCTGGAGCGCGCCACTTTTGGTCTCATCAACGATGCGATCAGAGTTCGGACGCGCCAAAAGCAGCGTGAATTCTCCATGTTCCTTGATGTCGATGAAGTGATGACCGTGATGACTCAGCTGGGCGATATGGCGCTGCGAAGACTGTTTGATAACGGCAAAATGGAACCGGATTCCAACATTACTAAACG ggcaCTGGAGCAGCAGGCCCTGTGCCAGTACGTGCTGTCACTCTTCGGCCTCCCGCGTTCTGAGACGCTAAAGGAAGTGATGCGATGCGCAGCTTGGACGCCTCACGCCCGATGTCACACCCCTGGGAATCTCTATGTTACGGAAAATTACATGGCCTTCAGCAGCCTTCAGGAGGGAAACTGCACCCTCCTCATCCCGCTCGCCGAG GTGCAGTCTGTGGAGAAAGCAGAGAGCACTGGCGCGCTGCCGAACCCTGTGATCATCAGCGTGCGCTCGAAGCGGGCTTTCCAGCTGATCGAAGTGGCGCGACGAGACCAGCTGGTGGAAAGTCTGAATGCCCGTCTCCGAGCGCTGCGCTGGCACAGCAACGGCAAAAAGCCTCTG ATTTCCTCCACTCCATATTATACATTTTGCTACGACACGGACGACACTCTCCATCCCGTTATTCTCGAGGAAGCGTTAATCACCACATTCCataccagccaatcagaatcctcCGAGCTCAGGAGC cTGTGGGATGAGCACTTTGAGGAGTTCGGCCGCGGCGTGCACATGTTCCGCACTGAGAAAACGCGAAAACTGGTGGCTGCGGGCATCCCGGAGTCGCTGCGTGGAGAGATGTGGCTCACCTTTTCAG atgCACGGTCCTTTCTGAACACCCACTCACGCGCTTACTCTGATTTGCTGGCGGAGAGGACAAACGAGCAGACGAGTGACGAGATCGAGAGAGACTTGCGGCGCTCATTGCCTGAACACGCCGCGTTTCAGAGCGAGACGGGCATCGCGGCGCTGCGCCGCGTACTCAATGCCTACGCCTTCCGCAACCCGGGCATCGGCTACTGCCag TCTATGAACATTTTAGCATCAGTGTTGCTGCTCTACACGAGAGAGGAAGAAGCGTTCTGGCTGCTGgtcacagtgtgtgagagaatgctGCCCGATTACTTCAACCGCAGAGTCATTG gtGCTCAGGTGGACCGCTCAGTGTTTGAGGAGCTGATCCGTGAGCGATTGCCGCACCTGGCCGAGCGCGTCCCGGACCTCTCCGCTCTCTCATCGCTCTCGCTCTCCTGGTTCCTCGCTCTGTTCCTCAGCGCTGTTCCATTCCGTAGCGGCCTGCGCATCCTTGACTGCTTCTTCTGCCACGGCGTCAAAATCATTTTCCAGCTGGGCCTTGCTGTGCTTGATGCTAACGTTGATGAAATTTGTGCTAGCACCGACGATGGTCAGTCTCTGATGATACTGACCag tttccTGGAGCGTGTCCGAGACGATGAGGGGTCGTGTGTGAGTTCTGAAGAGACGGGGCCTGCAGGACACATACAAATCAGTACTCTCATCAGTGATGcatatgag aaatttGGGGACCTGACAGTAAAGCAGCTGGAAAGGATGAGATCGAGACACAGAATCCAAGTGCTGCAGGCCCACGAGGACACCTCTAAAGAGAACaca CTGCGTCTTGTCTCGCCTGGTGTCTCGCTCTCTCAGGAGAATCTATCAGAACTCTACGACCTCTTTAAG acggAACATTTCATTAACCTGTACTGGGGAGACGGAGTGTGTTCTGCCTCTCTTGAACAGTACCAACTGGACCGAGCCCAGTTTAAGAGCCTCTACCAGCTGCTGATGCCTTGGCAGTGTGgatcacacacagatacaatgGCACAGAGAACCTTCAACCTGCTGGACCAAGATGGACAAAACCACATCACATTCAGCCAGTTTGCCCGCtggatag ACACTCTGTACTGTGAAGAGCTGAATGAGAAAGTCCGGCTTCTCTATCGTCTCCACATTCCACCCG CCCTGACTGAGAACGAAGGCAATCCTTCTCCTGTGAAGGCTCCCATCCTTTCCACCAACAGACCTCTCTGCGTCAACCTGCCCAATG GAGAGGGGAAAAGCTACGAAGAGCAGCTGAAGCAGATGTTGAAGGACTTGGGCAAGGAGAAAGACAAAGGCGTGGAGAAACCCCTCCCTCACATGAAACAG CGagagtttgtgcagttttgcaAGACGCTCTGCAGCATGTTCCACGGCATCCCCGGGGAAAACGAACTCTTCCAAGCCATTGCTGTGGTCACCAGTTTAGTGCTGCAGATTGGTGAGGCCCGGCACAAGGGAGCCGAACCGAAGGAATCGGACCAAACAGCCTCTGTTTCTGGGAGAGGAAGCGTGTCAGATGCAGAAACTGATTGGACAGTGAGTTTTGAGCAGATCTTGGCCTCGCTGCTGACCGAGCAGGTACTTGTAAACTTCCTGGAGACTCCAGTGGATCTCAGTGGGAAGATTGCATCGGCGAAGGAGAAGCAGTATCAGCAGCGTTCAGGACTGCTGATGGTCCAGCACAGTGTCAGCTGA